From one Thunnus maccoyii chromosome 6, fThuMac1.1, whole genome shotgun sequence genomic stretch:
- the elna gene encoding elastin a isoform X1, producing the protein MANRNILLLFCGLFLIALIQPSLQGGLPPGAGIGPGGTGPGTGFFPGSTGGVPAGYKPAKAAGGYGAGARGVGTGGLVPGGVGPGGYGVGGLGAGPGGKPPKPGYGSLGVGGLGAGGLGVGGYGGYGGTGGFFPGAGQKAAKRGAGGPLLPGAGTGVVPGGTGTGAALPAGAPVLPQTGLPGGAGVGAGKKAAKLPGVGVPGLYQGGLVPGKGFGGRGVLPGVATGTGLTPKSVGQTGPGAAGRGYGGQLQPGVFHGYPLKTPKVQGAYGAKPGGGKLPYGYGGFGAGGAGLPGGKGYPVGTGVGPSGISPAQAKAAKYGLGVAGGVGGVGGVGGVGGVGGVPGAGGLYPGAGYGAGAKAAKYGLVPGGVPGGVPGGVPGGVPGGVPGGAPLGVPGGVPGGVPGGGPGLPLGGYSPAAKAAKYGLGAGGVGGQAGLGGTGGHAGLAGAAAAKAAKYGVGGLGGVGGLGGAGGLGGAGGLGGAGAYSAAAKAAKYGAAGQQVAGGLGAGGYPAAAAAAAAAAAKAAKYGPGGAGVYPGGAAGGVPGGVPFRPGYGSLAAGAKPPKYGVPGAGLGGAGVPGGAGQVPAGVGYGAYGAGAGVKPPKYGVPGGVGGAGVGPGLVPGGVGAGQYPAAAAAAKAAKYGVPGGIGAGLGAGGAGVGPGLVPGGVGAGQYPAAAAAAAAAKAAKYGVPGGIGAGLGAGVGPGFVPGGVGAGQYPAAAAAAKAAKYGVAGGAGAGLGTGGAGVGPGFVPGGVGAGQYPAAAAAAAKAAKYGVGAGLGGTAGTGGAGVVPGAVPGGFGGYPGGVKPPKYGVTGIGLGVPGATPGQVVSVVPDGSAIVVPGGTGGPVDLKPGKDVGLAGTPRPGPTPIATTGMAPEVPEPSVAGGIIQPSAGTGVGGAGVVLPSGVGPTGQGQPVATGVQQPGGVGVGTAGKPPKPILPVPYGAGVVPGTGPGTLPGAKPLKPPGVGGAGIPLAAGGGYSPYHHGYGQGGLTYPGAAGLGGAGAGAKPPKPGYGSLGVGGGFQPGAAPVVPGYGGGYPQQYYPGRGLILTCQQQGGYVPAPLTPQQAKAAKYGPLQGFLGGAGGVPRGGVAGCQGKYCGRRK; encoded by the exons GTTATGGCAGTCTAGGAGTTGGTGGTCTTGGAGCTGGGGGCCTTGGAGTAG GTGGTTATGGAGGATATGGTGGCACTGGGGGCTTCTTCCCAGGGGCTGGACAGAAGGCTGCTAAAAGAG GTGCTGGAGGCCCTCTGCTACCAGGAGCAG GAACAGGAGTAGTGCCAGGAGGAACAGGAACTGGAGCCGCACTGCCTGCTGGAG ccccTGTCCTTCCTCAGACAGGCCTCCCAGGAGGTGCTGGTGTTGGAGCGGGAAAGAAAGCCGCGAAACTGCCAg GTGTTGGTGTGCCAGGACTTTACCAAGGTGGATTGGTACCAGGAAAAG GGTTTGGTGGACGTGGAGTTCTGCCAGGAGTAGCCACTGGCACTGGCCTGACTCCCAAATCAG TTGGACAGACAGGTCCAGGAGCAG CAGGTCGCGGGTATGGTGGACAGTTACAGCCAGGAGTGTTCCATGGATACCCCCTCAAAACACCCAAAGTTCAAG gTGCTTATGGAGCAAAACCTGGAGGAGGCAAACTTCCCTATG GTTATGGTGGCTTTGGAGCCGGTGGAGCTGGACTTCCAGGAGGGAAAGGATATCCTGTTGGaactg gaGTGGGGCCCAGTGGCATCTCTCCTGCTCAAGCTAAAGCTGCCAAATATG GTTTGGGTGTTGCTGGAGGAGTTGGTGGTGTGGGAGGTGTCGGAGGTGTTGGCGGTGTTGGTGGTGTTCCTGGCGCTGGTGGACTGTATCCAGGAG CAGGCTATGGGGCTGGTGCCAAGGCTGCTAAATATG GACTAGTACCAGGAGGAGTACCAGGAGGAGTACCAGGGGGTGTACCAGGAGGTGTACCAGGGGGTGTACCAGGAGGAGCACCACTTGGAGTACCAGGAGGAGTTCCAGGAGGTGTTCCAGGAGGAGGTCCAGGATTACCACTTGGTGGATATTCACCAGCAGCCAAAGCGGCTAAATATG GACTAGGAgcaggaggagtaggaggacAAGCAGGACTAGGAGGGACAGGAGGACATGCAGGATTagcaggagctgctgctgccaaaGCTGCTAAATATG GAGTAGGAGGACTGGGAGGCGTAGGAGGACtgggaggagcaggaggacTGGGAGGAGCAGGAGGATTGGGAGGAGCAGGAGCATACTCGGCTGCTGCTAAAGCTGCTAAATATG GAGCGGCAGGACAGCAAGTGGCAGGAGGACTGGGAGCTGGAGGataccctgctgctgctgctgctgctgctgctgctgcagctaaaGCTGCTAAATATG gtcCAGGTGGTGCAGGGGTATATCCAGGTGGTGCTGCAGGAGGAGTTCCTGGAGGAGTCCCATTTAGACCAGGATATGGAT ctttGGCAGCGGGAGCGAAACCTCCTAAATATG GTGTCCCAGGAGCAGGCCTAGGAGGAGCAGGAGTCCCAGGGGGAGCAGGACAGGTTCCTGCTGGTGTCGGCTATGGAG CTTATGGAGCTGGTGCTGGAGTCAAACCCCCAAAATATG GAGTTCCAGGAGGAGTTGGAGGAGCAGGAGTAGGACCTGGGTTGGTACCAGGAGGAGTTGGAGCTGGACAATaccccgctgctgctgctgctgcaaaagcTGCTAAATATG GAGTTCCAGGAGGAATTGGAGCAGGGTtaggagcaggaggagcaggagtaGGACCTGGTTTGGTACCAGGAGGAGTTGGAGCTGGACAATaccccgctgctgctgctgctgctgctgctgcaaaagcTGCTAAATATG GAGTTCCAGGAGGAATTGGAGCAGGGTTAGGAGCAGGAGTAGGACCTGGTTTTGTACCAGGAGGAGTTGGAGCTGGACAataccctgctgctgctgctgctgcaaaagcTGCTAAATACG GGGttgcaggaggagctggagcagGGTTAGGaacaggaggtgcaggagtAGGACCTGGTTTTGTACCAGGAGGAGTTGGAGCTGGACAataccctgctgctgctgctgctgctgcaaaagcTGCTAAATATG GAGTTGGTGCTGGACTGGGAGGAACAGCAGGAACTGGTGGAGCTGGAGTAGTACCTGGTGCTGTACCAGGAGGGTTTGGAG GATATCCAGGCGGTGTGAAACCACCAAAATATG GTGTTACTGGAATAGGACTTGGTGTCCCAGGAGCTACACCAGGTCAGGTTGTCAGTGTTGTTCCAGATGGTTCTGCTATTGTGGTGCCAGGTGGTACAGGTGGTCCTGTAGATCTAAAACCAG GAAAGGATGTTGGTCTTGCTGGAACCCCTCGTCCAG GGCCCACGCCTATTGCCACAACTGGCATGGCCCCAGAGGTCCCAGAGCCCA GCG TTGCTGGTGGCATTATTCAGCCAAGTG CCGGCACAGGTGTtg GTGGAGCAGGTGTTGTTTTGCCCTCTGGTG TTGGTCCAACTGGCCAAGGTCAACCTG tTGCAACCGGAGTCCAACAACCTGGAG GTGTTGGTGTTGGCACAGCAGGCAAACCACCTAAACCTATCCTACCAG TTCCTTATGGTGCTGGTGTCGTCCCTGGAACTGGACCCGGAACGCTGCCTGGAGCAAAACCTTTGAAACCTCCAg GTGTGGGTGGAGCAGGAATCCCACTGGCAGCAGGAG GGGGATACAGTCCATATCATCATGGATATGGACAGG GTGGATTGACATATCCTGGTGCGGCTGGACTGGGAGGTGCTGGTGCCGGAGCTAAACCACCCAAACCAG GCTACGGCAGTCTTGGAGTTGGCGGTGGATTTCAGCCAG gtGCGGCTCCTGTGGTTCCCGGTTATGGAGGAGGTTACCCCCAACAGTACTACCCAG GACGCGGATTAATTCTCACCTGCCAGCAGCAAG GTGGATATGTACCAGCCCCACTGACTCCTCAACAAG cCAAAGCAGCCAAGTACGGTCCATTGCAGGGCTTCCTTGGAGGTGCAGGAGGGGTCCCCAGAG GTGGAGTCGCAGGATGCCAGGGAAAATACTGTgggaggaggaagtag
- the elna gene encoding elastin a isoform X5, translating into MANRNILLLFCGLFLIALIQPSLQGGLPPGAGIGPGGTGPGTGFFPGSTGGVPAGYKPAKAAGGYGAGARGVGTGGLVPGGVGPGGYGVGGLGAGPGGKPPKPGYGSLGVGGLGAGGLGVGGYGGYGGTGGFFPGAGQKAAKRGAGGPLLPGAGTGVVPGGTGTGAALPAGAPVLPQTGLPGGAGVGAGKKAAKLPGVGVPGLYQGGLVPGKGFGGRGVLPGVATGTGLTPKSVGQTGPGAAGRGYGGQLQPGVFHGYPLKTPKVQGAYGAKPGGGKLPYGYGGFGAGGAGLPGGKGYPVGTGVGPSGISPAQAKAAKYGLGVAGGVGGVGGVGGVGGVGGVPGAGGLYPGAGYGAGAKAAKYGLVPGGVPGGVPGGVPGGVPGGVPGGAPLGVPGGVPGGVPGGGPGLPLGGYSPAAKAAKYGLGAGGVGGQAGLGGTGGHAGLAGAAAAKAAKYGVGGLGGVGGLGGAGGLGGAGGLGGAGAYSAAAKAAKYGAAGQQVAGGLGAGGYPAAAAAAAAAAAKAAKYGPGGAGVYPGGAAGGVPGGVPFRPGYGSLAAGAKPPKYGVPGAGLGGAGVPGGAGQVPAGVGYGAYGAGAGVKPPKYGVPGGVGGAGVGPGLVPGGVGAGQYPAAAAAAKAAKYGVPGGIGAGLGAGGAGVGPGLVPGGVGAGQYPAAAAAAAAAKAAKYGVPGGIGAGLGAGVGPGFVPGGVGAGQYPAAAAAAKAAKYGVAGGAGAGLGTGGAGVGPGFVPGGVGAGQYPAAAAAAAKAAKYGVGAGLGGTAGTGGAGVVPGAVPGGFGGYPGGVKPPKYGVTGIGLGVPGATPGQVVSVVPDGSAIVVPGGTGGPVDLKPGKDVGLAGTPRPGPTPIATTGMAPEVPEPSVAGGIIQPSAGTGVGGAGVVLPSGVGPTGQGQPVATGVQQPGGVGVGTAGKPPKPILPVPYGAGVVPGTGPGTLPGAKPLKPPGVGGAGIPLAAGGGLTYPGAAGLGGAGAGAKPPKPGYGSLGVGGGFQPGAAPVVPGYGGGYPQQYYPGRGLILTCQQQGGYVPAPLTPQQAKAAKYGPLQGFLGGAGGVPRGGVAGCQGKYCGRRK; encoded by the exons GTTATGGCAGTCTAGGAGTTGGTGGTCTTGGAGCTGGGGGCCTTGGAGTAG GTGGTTATGGAGGATATGGTGGCACTGGGGGCTTCTTCCCAGGGGCTGGACAGAAGGCTGCTAAAAGAG GTGCTGGAGGCCCTCTGCTACCAGGAGCAG GAACAGGAGTAGTGCCAGGAGGAACAGGAACTGGAGCCGCACTGCCTGCTGGAG ccccTGTCCTTCCTCAGACAGGCCTCCCAGGAGGTGCTGGTGTTGGAGCGGGAAAGAAAGCCGCGAAACTGCCAg GTGTTGGTGTGCCAGGACTTTACCAAGGTGGATTGGTACCAGGAAAAG GGTTTGGTGGACGTGGAGTTCTGCCAGGAGTAGCCACTGGCACTGGCCTGACTCCCAAATCAG TTGGACAGACAGGTCCAGGAGCAG CAGGTCGCGGGTATGGTGGACAGTTACAGCCAGGAGTGTTCCATGGATACCCCCTCAAAACACCCAAAGTTCAAG gTGCTTATGGAGCAAAACCTGGAGGAGGCAAACTTCCCTATG GTTATGGTGGCTTTGGAGCCGGTGGAGCTGGACTTCCAGGAGGGAAAGGATATCCTGTTGGaactg gaGTGGGGCCCAGTGGCATCTCTCCTGCTCAAGCTAAAGCTGCCAAATATG GTTTGGGTGTTGCTGGAGGAGTTGGTGGTGTGGGAGGTGTCGGAGGTGTTGGCGGTGTTGGTGGTGTTCCTGGCGCTGGTGGACTGTATCCAGGAG CAGGCTATGGGGCTGGTGCCAAGGCTGCTAAATATG GACTAGTACCAGGAGGAGTACCAGGAGGAGTACCAGGGGGTGTACCAGGAGGTGTACCAGGGGGTGTACCAGGAGGAGCACCACTTGGAGTACCAGGAGGAGTTCCAGGAGGTGTTCCAGGAGGAGGTCCAGGATTACCACTTGGTGGATATTCACCAGCAGCCAAAGCGGCTAAATATG GACTAGGAgcaggaggagtaggaggacAAGCAGGACTAGGAGGGACAGGAGGACATGCAGGATTagcaggagctgctgctgccaaaGCTGCTAAATATG GAGTAGGAGGACTGGGAGGCGTAGGAGGACtgggaggagcaggaggacTGGGAGGAGCAGGAGGATTGGGAGGAGCAGGAGCATACTCGGCTGCTGCTAAAGCTGCTAAATATG GAGCGGCAGGACAGCAAGTGGCAGGAGGACTGGGAGCTGGAGGataccctgctgctgctgctgctgctgctgctgctgcagctaaaGCTGCTAAATATG gtcCAGGTGGTGCAGGGGTATATCCAGGTGGTGCTGCAGGAGGAGTTCCTGGAGGAGTCCCATTTAGACCAGGATATGGAT ctttGGCAGCGGGAGCGAAACCTCCTAAATATG GTGTCCCAGGAGCAGGCCTAGGAGGAGCAGGAGTCCCAGGGGGAGCAGGACAGGTTCCTGCTGGTGTCGGCTATGGAG CTTATGGAGCTGGTGCTGGAGTCAAACCCCCAAAATATG GAGTTCCAGGAGGAGTTGGAGGAGCAGGAGTAGGACCTGGGTTGGTACCAGGAGGAGTTGGAGCTGGACAATaccccgctgctgctgctgctgcaaaagcTGCTAAATATG GAGTTCCAGGAGGAATTGGAGCAGGGTtaggagcaggaggagcaggagtaGGACCTGGTTTGGTACCAGGAGGAGTTGGAGCTGGACAATaccccgctgctgctgctgctgctgctgctgcaaaagcTGCTAAATATG GAGTTCCAGGAGGAATTGGAGCAGGGTTAGGAGCAGGAGTAGGACCTGGTTTTGTACCAGGAGGAGTTGGAGCTGGACAataccctgctgctgctgctgctgcaaaagcTGCTAAATACG GGGttgcaggaggagctggagcagGGTTAGGaacaggaggtgcaggagtAGGACCTGGTTTTGTACCAGGAGGAGTTGGAGCTGGACAataccctgctgctgctgctgctgctgcaaaagcTGCTAAATATG GAGTTGGTGCTGGACTGGGAGGAACAGCAGGAACTGGTGGAGCTGGAGTAGTACCTGGTGCTGTACCAGGAGGGTTTGGAG GATATCCAGGCGGTGTGAAACCACCAAAATATG GTGTTACTGGAATAGGACTTGGTGTCCCAGGAGCTACACCAGGTCAGGTTGTCAGTGTTGTTCCAGATGGTTCTGCTATTGTGGTGCCAGGTGGTACAGGTGGTCCTGTAGATCTAAAACCAG GAAAGGATGTTGGTCTTGCTGGAACCCCTCGTCCAG GGCCCACGCCTATTGCCACAACTGGCATGGCCCCAGAGGTCCCAGAGCCCA GCG TTGCTGGTGGCATTATTCAGCCAAGTG CCGGCACAGGTGTtg GTGGAGCAGGTGTTGTTTTGCCCTCTGGTG TTGGTCCAACTGGCCAAGGTCAACCTG tTGCAACCGGAGTCCAACAACCTGGAG GTGTTGGTGTTGGCACAGCAGGCAAACCACCTAAACCTATCCTACCAG TTCCTTATGGTGCTGGTGTCGTCCCTGGAACTGGACCCGGAACGCTGCCTGGAGCAAAACCTTTGAAACCTCCAg GTGTGGGTGGAGCAGGAATCCCACTGGCAGCAGGAG GTGGATTGACATATCCTGGTGCGGCTGGACTGGGAGGTGCTGGTGCCGGAGCTAAACCACCCAAACCAG GCTACGGCAGTCTTGGAGTTGGCGGTGGATTTCAGCCAG gtGCGGCTCCTGTGGTTCCCGGTTATGGAGGAGGTTACCCCCAACAGTACTACCCAG GACGCGGATTAATTCTCACCTGCCAGCAGCAAG GTGGATATGTACCAGCCCCACTGACTCCTCAACAAG cCAAAGCAGCCAAGTACGGTCCATTGCAGGGCTTCCTTGGAGGTGCAGGAGGGGTCCCCAGAG GTGGAGTCGCAGGATGCCAGGGAAAATACTGTgggaggaggaagtag
- the elna gene encoding elastin a isoform X4 — protein sequence MANRNILLLFCGLFLIALIQPSLQGGLPPGAGIGPGGTGPGTGFFPGSTGGVPAGYKPAKAAGGYGAGARGVGTGGLVPGGVGPGGYGVGGLGAGPGGKPPKPGYGSLGVGGLGAGGLGVGGYGGYGGTGGFFPGAGQKAAKRGAGGPLLPGAGTGVVPGGTGTGAALPAGAPVLPQTGLPGGAGVGAGKKAAKLPGVGVPGLYQGGLVPGKGFGGRGVLPGVATGTGLTPKSVGQTGPGAAGRGYGGQLQPGVFHGYPLKTPKVQGAYGAKPGGGKLPYGYGGFGAGGAGLPGGKGYPVGTGVGPSGISPAQAKAAKYGLGVAGGVGGVGGVGGVGGVGGVPGAGGLYPGAGYGAGAKAAKYGLVPGGVPGGVPGGVPGGVPGGVPGGAPLGVPGGVPGGVPGGGPGLPLGGYSPAAKAAKYGLGAGGVGGQAGLGGTGGHAGLAGAAAAKAAKYGVGGLGGVGGLGGAGGLGGAGGLGGAGAYSAAAKAAKYGAAGQQVAGGLGAGGYPAAAAAAAAAAAKAAKYGPGGAGVYPGGAAGGVPGGVPFRPGYGSLAAGAKPPKYGVPGAGLGGAGVPGGAGQVPAGVGYGAYGAGAGVKPPKYGVPGGVGGAGVGPGLVPGGVGAGQYPAAAAAAKAAKYGVPGGIGAGLGAGGAGVGPGLVPGGVGAGQYPAAAAAAAAAKAAKYGVPGGIGAGLGAGVGPGFVPGGVGAGQYPAAAAAAKAAKYGVAGGAGAGLGTGGAGVGPGFVPGGVGAGQYPAAAAAAAKAAKYGVGAGLGGTAGTGGAGVVPGAVPGGFGGYPGGVKPPKYGVTGIGLGVPGATPGQVVSVVPDGSAIVVPGGTGGPVDLKPGKDVGLAGTPRPGPTPIATTGMAPEVPEPSVAGGIIQPSAGTGVGGAGVVLPSGVGPTGQGQPVATGVQQPGGVGVGTAGKPPKPILPVPYGAGVVPGTGPGTLPGAKPLKPPGVGGAGIPLAAGGGYSPYHHGYGQGGLTYPGAAGLGGAGAGAKPPKPGYGSLGVGGGFQPGAAPVVPGYGGGYPQQYYPGGYVPAPLTPQQAKAAKYGPLQGFLGGAGGVPRGGVAGCQGKYCGRRK from the exons GTTATGGCAGTCTAGGAGTTGGTGGTCTTGGAGCTGGGGGCCTTGGAGTAG GTGGTTATGGAGGATATGGTGGCACTGGGGGCTTCTTCCCAGGGGCTGGACAGAAGGCTGCTAAAAGAG GTGCTGGAGGCCCTCTGCTACCAGGAGCAG GAACAGGAGTAGTGCCAGGAGGAACAGGAACTGGAGCCGCACTGCCTGCTGGAG ccccTGTCCTTCCTCAGACAGGCCTCCCAGGAGGTGCTGGTGTTGGAGCGGGAAAGAAAGCCGCGAAACTGCCAg GTGTTGGTGTGCCAGGACTTTACCAAGGTGGATTGGTACCAGGAAAAG GGTTTGGTGGACGTGGAGTTCTGCCAGGAGTAGCCACTGGCACTGGCCTGACTCCCAAATCAG TTGGACAGACAGGTCCAGGAGCAG CAGGTCGCGGGTATGGTGGACAGTTACAGCCAGGAGTGTTCCATGGATACCCCCTCAAAACACCCAAAGTTCAAG gTGCTTATGGAGCAAAACCTGGAGGAGGCAAACTTCCCTATG GTTATGGTGGCTTTGGAGCCGGTGGAGCTGGACTTCCAGGAGGGAAAGGATATCCTGTTGGaactg gaGTGGGGCCCAGTGGCATCTCTCCTGCTCAAGCTAAAGCTGCCAAATATG GTTTGGGTGTTGCTGGAGGAGTTGGTGGTGTGGGAGGTGTCGGAGGTGTTGGCGGTGTTGGTGGTGTTCCTGGCGCTGGTGGACTGTATCCAGGAG CAGGCTATGGGGCTGGTGCCAAGGCTGCTAAATATG GACTAGTACCAGGAGGAGTACCAGGAGGAGTACCAGGGGGTGTACCAGGAGGTGTACCAGGGGGTGTACCAGGAGGAGCACCACTTGGAGTACCAGGAGGAGTTCCAGGAGGTGTTCCAGGAGGAGGTCCAGGATTACCACTTGGTGGATATTCACCAGCAGCCAAAGCGGCTAAATATG GACTAGGAgcaggaggagtaggaggacAAGCAGGACTAGGAGGGACAGGAGGACATGCAGGATTagcaggagctgctgctgccaaaGCTGCTAAATATG GAGTAGGAGGACTGGGAGGCGTAGGAGGACtgggaggagcaggaggacTGGGAGGAGCAGGAGGATTGGGAGGAGCAGGAGCATACTCGGCTGCTGCTAAAGCTGCTAAATATG GAGCGGCAGGACAGCAAGTGGCAGGAGGACTGGGAGCTGGAGGataccctgctgctgctgctgctgctgctgctgctgcagctaaaGCTGCTAAATATG gtcCAGGTGGTGCAGGGGTATATCCAGGTGGTGCTGCAGGAGGAGTTCCTGGAGGAGTCCCATTTAGACCAGGATATGGAT ctttGGCAGCGGGAGCGAAACCTCCTAAATATG GTGTCCCAGGAGCAGGCCTAGGAGGAGCAGGAGTCCCAGGGGGAGCAGGACAGGTTCCTGCTGGTGTCGGCTATGGAG CTTATGGAGCTGGTGCTGGAGTCAAACCCCCAAAATATG GAGTTCCAGGAGGAGTTGGAGGAGCAGGAGTAGGACCTGGGTTGGTACCAGGAGGAGTTGGAGCTGGACAATaccccgctgctgctgctgctgcaaaagcTGCTAAATATG GAGTTCCAGGAGGAATTGGAGCAGGGTtaggagcaggaggagcaggagtaGGACCTGGTTTGGTACCAGGAGGAGTTGGAGCTGGACAATaccccgctgctgctgctgctgctgctgctgcaaaagcTGCTAAATATG GAGTTCCAGGAGGAATTGGAGCAGGGTTAGGAGCAGGAGTAGGACCTGGTTTTGTACCAGGAGGAGTTGGAGCTGGACAataccctgctgctgctgctgctgcaaaagcTGCTAAATACG GGGttgcaggaggagctggagcagGGTTAGGaacaggaggtgcaggagtAGGACCTGGTTTTGTACCAGGAGGAGTTGGAGCTGGACAataccctgctgctgctgctgctgctgcaaaagcTGCTAAATATG GAGTTGGTGCTGGACTGGGAGGAACAGCAGGAACTGGTGGAGCTGGAGTAGTACCTGGTGCTGTACCAGGAGGGTTTGGAG GATATCCAGGCGGTGTGAAACCACCAAAATATG GTGTTACTGGAATAGGACTTGGTGTCCCAGGAGCTACACCAGGTCAGGTTGTCAGTGTTGTTCCAGATGGTTCTGCTATTGTGGTGCCAGGTGGTACAGGTGGTCCTGTAGATCTAAAACCAG GAAAGGATGTTGGTCTTGCTGGAACCCCTCGTCCAG GGCCCACGCCTATTGCCACAACTGGCATGGCCCCAGAGGTCCCAGAGCCCA GCG TTGCTGGTGGCATTATTCAGCCAAGTG CCGGCACAGGTGTtg GTGGAGCAGGTGTTGTTTTGCCCTCTGGTG TTGGTCCAACTGGCCAAGGTCAACCTG tTGCAACCGGAGTCCAACAACCTGGAG GTGTTGGTGTTGGCACAGCAGGCAAACCACCTAAACCTATCCTACCAG TTCCTTATGGTGCTGGTGTCGTCCCTGGAACTGGACCCGGAACGCTGCCTGGAGCAAAACCTTTGAAACCTCCAg GTGTGGGTGGAGCAGGAATCCCACTGGCAGCAGGAG GGGGATACAGTCCATATCATCATGGATATGGACAGG GTGGATTGACATATCCTGGTGCGGCTGGACTGGGAGGTGCTGGTGCCGGAGCTAAACCACCCAAACCAG GCTACGGCAGTCTTGGAGTTGGCGGTGGATTTCAGCCAG gtGCGGCTCCTGTGGTTCCCGGTTATGGAGGAGGTTACCCCCAACAGTACTACCCAG GTGGATATGTACCAGCCCCACTGACTCCTCAACAAG cCAAAGCAGCCAAGTACGGTCCATTGCAGGGCTTCCTTGGAGGTGCAGGAGGGGTCCCCAGAG GTGGAGTCGCAGGATGCCAGGGAAAATACTGTgggaggaggaagtag